ATGCATTCCTTTAATGCTTGCATTTGATAAACTGGTTAATCTATCCAGCCATTCACCTGAAAGATCTCTTTGCGGTGGCTTTGGTCTGCAATCAAATACCCGGATATAAAAATCAGCTAGTTTTTTCCAGTTTTTACTTATAATATTTTTATGAGAGAATTTTGTCGCCACATCTTATCCTTCATGCTCTATAAAAGAAGCATTATAATTCATTTTATGTCATCCATATAGGTGTTTTTCATATCTACAGTTAACAGGATAAAAACCTGCTATATATTGTGAGCCATCCTTATTTTTTGTTTTGAAAGAACTCTTCTATTTCCTTGATTATCTCATTTGGTTTATCGATTTGCATCAGATGATTTGATTCAGGGATCGACCTGAACGTGGAATTAGGTAAGATCTCATGCAGACGCTTTCCAATTTCCAATGGTATCCAGTTATCATTTTCCCCCCATAATATTCTAATCATATTCCTTATATTACAAAGTCTATCTTCAATTTCTGCAGTATATTTTTGATCCATCTGAGCTATTTGTCGATAAAAAGCTTTTTTCCCTGATTTTGATAACCACGGCTCAACAAGAAAGTCTATTTCTTTATCTGTCACTTTTTTATAAATTGCATCTCTAATATAGGCTTGAACCATAGCTTTATGAATATAATCGGGTATTTCATTGAATACACCTTCATGTTTGTTAACGTGCTTCACAAATGGTGATCCCCATGGAGACAGGGCGACAACGTCAATAAGCATAATTTTTCTGTAATGACAATTATTTAGAATAATTGATCGAAGAAGTGTCGCTCCTCCAAAATCATGAGCGACAACATCCGGTTTATCAAGTCCCCAAAAAGTCAGAAGTTCAGACAAGACATTATTCTGAATAGCAAGAGAAACATCCTCCGCCTTTTCAGAAAGTCCATAGCCCAACAGATCATATGTGTAGATTTCATGCTTATGCTTTACAGCATCTTTTATTTCGGACCATTCCTTTGAGGAAAATGGAGTACCATGTATCATCAGCAACGGACTTCCATTTCCGCTTATCTCATAATTAATTTCTCCAAATGAAGATTTAAATATCAT
This genomic window from Marispirochaeta aestuarii contains:
- a CDS encoding alpha/beta fold hydrolase; its protein translation is MIFKSSFGEINYEISGNGSPLLMIHGTPFSSKEWSEIKDAVKHKHEIYTYDLLGYGLSEKAEDVSLAIQNNVLSELLTFWGLDKPDVVAHDFGGATLLRSIILNNCHYRKIMLIDVVALSPWGSPFVKHVNKHEGVFNEIPDYIHKAMVQAYIRDAIYKKVTDKEIDFLVEPWLSKSGKKAFYRQIAQMDQKYTAEIEDRLCNIRNMIRILWGENDNWIPLEIGKRLHEILPNSTFRSIPESNHLMQIDKPNEIIKEIEEFFQNKK